In Pseudochaenichthys georgianus chromosome 6, fPseGeo1.2, whole genome shotgun sequence, a single window of DNA contains:
- the LOC139434031 gene encoding SCAN domain-containing protein 3-like: protein MSLSKGLKRKVDGENRAFKEDWTANYALILPGFINAKPLCLICNEVVAACKEYNIKRHHETKHDTFKVAFPPKTEARKRKIEALTAGYAHSSRILVRGLTAQQKVTTASLKASRVLTKHNRPFTDAEVFKEVMVTVLEELATDKSMDGVIASVKQVSLSARSAIHRIEALSDAVQGVIIKGLSQANYFSLAIDESTDSTDVAQLCVYVRYFDGKEFGEELLSLIPLEGHTTGDVIFTKLEELFRLHSLSFERVNLIVTDGAPAMVGKHRGLVSRLKEHAPQMHGLHCLIHQSVLCAKLSGELKEVMDKVMRVINFVRATSSTQHRLFRQLVAESEETTHDDLLLHNDVRWLSKGKALDRFCALLDEVKAFLRLSKIRAAADHLALLGDEKFMSNVAFLADIFGHLNQLNLQLQGRGKTIVDMVEKLESFTRKLELFESDISTGRLLHYTTLKSHALGQVTELMVDFIKQLRANFTSRFEDYSIPKDIIAFVRNPLTVRPSGDFTSRAKQMIPSLDEAAL from the coding sequence ATGTCACTCTCCAAAGGTCTAAAGAGGAAAGTTGATGGTGAAAACAGGGCATTTAAAGAGGACTGGACAGCGAACTATGCGTTAATCCTACCTGGTTTCATCAATGCAAAGCCGTTGTGTCTTATCTGCAATGAAGTTGTGGCTGCTTGCAAAGAATACAATATTAAGCGGCACCACGAGACGAAGCATGACACCTTCAAAGTGGCCTTTCCACCCAAGACAGAGGCACGAAAGCGCAAGATTGAAGCACTGACAGCAGGTTATGCGCACAGCAGCAGGATCCTGGTGCGAGGCCTCACAGCCCAACAGAAAGTGACAACTGCGTCCCTAAAGGCGTCGCGGGTGCTCACAAAGCACAACCGGCCATTTACTGATGCAGAGGTTTTCAAGGAGGTGATGGTGACCGTTTTGGAGGAACTGGCCACCGACAAGTCCATGGATGGTGTCATTGCGTCAGTGAAACAGGTGTCCCTCTCTGCGAGGTCTGCTATACACCGCATAGAAGCACTGTCGGACGCTGTGCAGGGGGTAATTATCAAGGGTCTCAGTCAAGCCAATTACTTTTCCTTAGCCATTGACGAGAGCACTGACAGTACAGATGTAGCCCAGTTGTGCGTCTATGTTAGATATTTTGATGGAAAGGAGTTCGGGGAAGAGCTGCTGTCTCTTATTCCATTAGAAGGGCACACCACTGGGGACGTTATATTTACGAAACTGGAAGAGTTGTTTAGGCTGCATTCATTGTCATTTGAGAGGGTTAACCTAATTGTGACAGACGGGGCTCCTGCTATGGTGGGAAAGCACAGAGGTCTGGTAAGCAGGTTGAAGGAGCACGCCCCCCAAATGCATGGACTGCACTGTCTCATCCACCAGAGTGTCCTTTGCGCCAAACTCAGTGGTGAGCTAAAGGAAGTTATGGACAAAGTGATGCGTGTCATTAATTTTGTCAGGGCTACATCAAGCACCCAGCATCGGCTTTTCCGACAACTTGTGGCTGAGTCAGAAGAGACCACCCACGATGACCTGCTGCTTCACAATGACGTGCGCTGGTTGAGCAAAGGGAAAGCGTTGGACCGCTTCTGTGCGCTACTGGATGAGGTCAAGGCGTTTCTTAGATTGAGCAAGATTagggcagcagctgaccacctTGCCCTTCTGGGAGACGAAAAGTTCATGTCCAATGTAGCATTTTTAGCGGATATATTTGGCCACCTAAACCAGCTTAACCTGCAGCTACAGGGGAGAGGCAAAACCATAGTGGACATGGTTGAAAAGCTTGAATCCTTCACGAGGAAGCTGGAGTTGTTCGAGTCAGACATATCCACTGGCAGGCTCCTCCATTACACTACACTAAAATCACACGCACTGGGACAAGTGACAGAGCTGATGGTGGACTTCATCAAGCAGCTACGGGCCAACTTCACGTCAAGGTTTGAGGACTACTCCATCCCAAAAGACATCATTGCCTTTGTACGCAATCCTCTCACAGTCCGACCAAGTGGAGACTTCACCTCCCGGGCGAAACAAATGATCCCCTCCTTAGACGAGGCTGCATTATAA